The proteins below are encoded in one region of Coffea arabica cultivar ET-39 chromosome 4c, Coffea Arabica ET-39 HiFi, whole genome shotgun sequence:
- the LOC140004754 gene encoding uncharacterized protein, translated as MKKGVPFEWDESCRNAFTSIKTYLMSPPVLAAPIPGKPLILYISAQERSVRALLAQENDEGKEHALYYLSRMMTPNELNYSPIEKLCLALIFVIQKLKHYFQAHTIRLISKSNPIKYVMAKPVLSDRLARWYLQFQQFEIIYVPAKAVKGQILIDFLADHPLLVEWELTDELPDEEVFMVELPWSMYFDGAAHRDGASAGVVFYTPETDILPYSFTLTRRCSNNVAEYQALILGLETTVDMKQLHLRVYGDSKLVVNQLLGVYDVKKPELIPYYKYARQLMGYLGNVTIEHIPRNFNQQADSLAWVASMITLPSHRNQISICQNWVIPPMFDEGNDSEEENTYHIFVHEIEKEDWRHLIIDYLNHGKLPEDPKKRIDIRRRAPRFIYYKGTLYRSNGGGSFWDMRCSPVWPEITLSY; from the exons ATGAAGAAAGGGGTGCCCTTCGAGTGGGATGAATCGTGTAGAAATGCCTTTACAAGCATCAAAACGTATCTCATGAGTCCTCCAGTTTTGGCTGCACCCATCCCAGGAAAACCATTGATTCTTTATATTTCCGCTCAAGAACGGTCGGTTAGGGCCttacttgctcaagaaaatgatgaaggGAAGGAGCATGCGCTGTATTACTTGAGTCGGATGATGACACCTAATGAGTTGAATTACTCACCCATCGAGAAGTTGTGCTTGGCACTTATATTTGTCATTCAGaaattaaaacattattttcaagCACACACTATTCGACTCATATCTAAGTCTAATCCCATTAAATATGTGATGGCAAAACCTGTACTGTCTGATCGGCTCGCGAGATGGTACCTCCAGTTTCAgcaatttgaaattatttacgTACCTGCAAAGGCTGTCAAAGGACAAATATTGATAGACTTTTTAGCCGATCATCCCCTACTTGTCGAGTGGGAGTTGACTGATGAACTTCCCGATGAAGAAGTGTTTATGGTCGAATTGCCGTGGTCAATGTATTTCGATGGAGCTGCCCACCGTGATGGAGCTAGTGCGGGAGTTGTCTTTTATACTCCTGAAACAGACATATTGCCATACTCTTTCACTTTAACACGCCGGTGTTCCAACAATGTGGCTGAATATCAGGCGTTGATTCTCGGTCTTGAAACGACTGTAGACATGAAGCAGTTGCATCTTAGAGTCTACGGTGATTCAAAATTGGTGGTAAATCAACTCCTTGGTGTTTATGATGTCAAGAAACCTGAATTGATCCCATATTACAAGTATGCAAGGCAACTCATGGGATATTTAGGTAATGTCACTATAGAACATATCCCTAGAAATTTCAACCAACAAGCTGATTCTTTGGCATGGGTGGCGTCCATGATCACTCTACCTTCTCATCGAAATCAGATTTCAATATGTCAAAATTGGGTCATACCTCCGATGTTTGATGAAGGTAATGATAGTGAAGAAGAAAATacttatcatatttttgtccaTGAGATCGAAAAGGAAGATTGGCGTCACCTCATCATTGATTACCTTAATCATGGGAAGCTGCCAGAAGATCCTAAGAAAAGGATTGATATACGTCGTCGAGCACCACGTTTCATTTACTACAAAGGGACGCTTTACCGAAG CAATGGAGGAGGCTCATTCTGGGATATGCGGTGCTCACCAGTCTGGCCCGAAATTACACTTTCGTATTAA